The following are encoded in a window of Bdellovibrionales bacterium genomic DNA:
- a CDS encoding aconitate hydratase yields the protein MSAKIETTPEMVKNVYAKSKERLAIVRKRLNRPLTLAEKIVFGHLDDPQNQELVRGSSFLQLRPDRVAMQDATAQMALLQFMLAGKDEAAVPSTVHCDHLIQAYHGKAEDMAASNKVNEEVFNFLATSTSRYNIGFWKPGAGIIHQVILENYAFPGGLMIGTDSHTPNAGGLGMCAIGVGGSDASDVMSGLAWEVKNPKLIGVHLKGKMNGWTSAKDVILKLCGMLTVKGGTDKIVEYFGEGTKSISCTGKATICNMGAELGATCSVFPYDERMKAYLSSTARAELAAVADQNIDLITADAEVFADPKKFYDEVYEIDLTALEPHLVGPHSPDIARPISAIAKEAKEKGWPTKLSSALVGSCTNSSYEDIGRATFVAKQALDNGTKMQQPFLVSPGSTQIQNTIERDGQMAVLNQVGATVLANACGPCIGQWKRDDVKNGEKNTIVTSFNRNFRGRNDSNAETLAFIGSPELVMALGLAGRLDFNPMTEELETPKGKIKLKAPEAPELPAKGFVPDTEGYQKPQGREAKVAVSPTSDRLQLLQPFTKWDGKDFVDQLVVAKAKGKCTTDHISPGGPWLKYRGHLDNISNNMLLGADNAFTGEIGKGKNQLTGQTGQEFAKIAREYQKAHKGWVIIGDENYGEGSSREHAAMSPRFLGCTAVITKSFARIHETNLKKQGVLALTFANPADYDKIKEDDHVSLLDLAAMAPGKNIKMEIKHKDGSKETIELKHSYIAEQINWFKAGSALNLIRAANKA from the coding sequence ATGTCAGCAAAAATCGAGACCACTCCTGAGATGGTCAAAAATGTGTATGCAAAATCTAAAGAACGTTTGGCGATCGTTCGCAAGCGTTTGAACCGTCCTCTGACTTTGGCTGAAAAAATTGTCTTCGGTCACTTGGATGATCCGCAAAACCAAGAACTCGTTCGCGGTTCTTCGTTCTTGCAACTTCGTCCAGACCGCGTAGCGATGCAGGATGCGACAGCGCAAATGGCGCTTTTGCAATTTATGCTTGCTGGTAAAGATGAAGCCGCAGTTCCTTCAACAGTTCACTGCGATCACTTGATCCAAGCTTACCACGGTAAAGCAGAAGACATGGCTGCTTCGAACAAAGTGAACGAAGAAGTTTTCAACTTCCTCGCGACTTCAACTTCTCGTTACAACATCGGCTTCTGGAAACCAGGCGCTGGTATCATTCACCAAGTCATCCTTGAGAACTACGCGTTCCCAGGTGGTTTGATGATCGGGACGGATTCTCACACTCCAAATGCGGGTGGCTTAGGCATGTGTGCGATCGGTGTGGGTGGCTCTGATGCTTCTGACGTGATGTCAGGTCTTGCATGGGAAGTTAAAAATCCAAAACTTATCGGTGTTCATTTGAAAGGTAAAATGAACGGCTGGACTTCTGCAAAAGACGTGATCTTGAAACTTTGCGGAATGCTCACAGTTAAAGGCGGCACTGACAAAATCGTTGAGTACTTCGGTGAAGGCACTAAATCGATCTCTTGTACTGGTAAAGCAACGATCTGTAACATGGGTGCTGAGCTCGGTGCGACTTGCTCTGTGTTCCCATACGATGAGCGCATGAAAGCTTACTTGAGCTCTACAGCGCGTGCAGAGTTGGCAGCGGTTGCTGATCAAAACATCGACCTCATCACTGCCGATGCGGAAGTGTTCGCGGATCCTAAAAAATTCTACGACGAAGTTTACGAAATCGATTTGACAGCTCTCGAGCCACACTTGGTGGGTCCTCACTCTCCAGATATCGCTCGTCCGATTTCTGCGATTGCAAAAGAAGCGAAAGAAAAAGGCTGGCCGACAAAATTGTCTTCAGCACTTGTTGGTTCATGCACGAACTCTTCTTACGAAGATATCGGTCGTGCCACTTTCGTAGCAAAACAAGCTTTGGACAACGGCACTAAGATGCAACAACCCTTCTTGGTAAGCCCTGGTTCAACACAAATCCAAAACACAATTGAGCGTGACGGCCAAATGGCGGTCCTCAATCAAGTGGGCGCGACTGTATTGGCGAATGCCTGCGGTCCTTGTATCGGTCAATGGAAACGTGACGACGTGAAAAACGGCGAGAAGAACACCATCGTGACTTCTTTCAACCGTAACTTCCGCGGTCGCAATGACTCAAATGCAGAGACTTTGGCATTCATCGGCTCTCCTGAGTTGGTGATGGCTTTGGGCTTGGCAGGTCGTTTGGATTTCAATCCAATGACGGAAGAGCTTGAAACTCCAAAAGGCAAAATCAAATTGAAAGCGCCTGAGGCTCCTGAGCTTCCAGCTAAAGGTTTCGTGCCAGACACTGAAGGTTACCAAAAACCTCAAGGTCGCGAAGCAAAAGTCGCTGTGAGCCCAACGTCAGATCGTTTGCAATTATTGCAACCGTTCACTAAGTGGGATGGCAAAGACTTCGTAGATCAATTGGTTGTGGCGAAAGCAAAAGGTAAGTGCACGACAGATCATATCAGCCCGGGCGGTCCTTGGTTGAAATACCGTGGTCACTTGGACAATATCTCTAACAACATGCTTTTGGGTGCGGATAACGCTTTCACAGGCGAAATCGGTAAAGGTAAAAACCAACTCACTGGTCAAACAGGTCAAGAGTTTGCGAAAATCGCTCGTGAATATCAAAAAGCTCACAAGGGCTGGGTGATCATCGGTGATGAAAACTACGGTGAAGGTTCTTCTCGTGAGCACGCGGCGATGTCTCCAAGATTCTTGGGTTGTACTGCGGTGATCACGAAGTCTTTTGCTCGTATCCACGAGACGAACTTGAAAAAGCAAGGTGTGTTGGCGTTGACGTTCGCAAATCCTGCGGACTACGACAAAATCAAAGAAGACGATCACGTTTCATTGTTGGACTTGGCGGCGATGGCTCCAGGTAAGAACATCAAAATGGAAATCAAACATAAAGATGGCTCTAAAGAGACCATCGAGTTGAAACACAGCTACATCGCTGAACAGATCAACTGGTTCAAAGCAGGTTCTGCCTTGAACTTGATCCGCGCTGCGAACAAAGCGTAG
- a CDS encoding DUF1269 domain-containing protein has product MSKVIALIYADTQIPAEIYAEVRRMKNAGLVDLIDLTEVEVKDNGKIKFEQAMTVPLVGSTSGLFLPALIGIIFFHPQHPVNDTVQRTLQEISLDQNFISTMTTEVSPRNSVLFLHVRNNNTAPLIKAMTEHGGRAVEMSITGGQEDKLRHLFKGQALPDPQYTMHI; this is encoded by the coding sequence ATGTCTAAGGTCATTGCTTTAATATACGCAGATACACAAATCCCGGCTGAGATTTACGCCGAAGTTCGCCGCATGAAAAATGCGGGTTTAGTGGATTTGATCGACCTCACCGAGGTCGAAGTCAAAGACAACGGTAAAATCAAGTTCGAGCAAGCTATGACAGTGCCGCTAGTGGGAAGCACGAGTGGTCTTTTCTTGCCAGCGCTCATCGGCATAATTTTCTTTCATCCGCAGCATCCGGTGAACGATACCGTGCAAAGGACCTTGCAAGAAATTTCCCTCGACCAAAACTTTATTAGTACGATGACAACCGAAGTGTCGCCACGCAACTCAGTGCTCTTTCTGCATGTCCGAAATAACAATACGGCCCCATTGATAAAAGCCATGACGGAGCATGGAGGGCGCGCTGTTGAGATGTCTATTACTGGCGGGCAAGAGGACAAGCTCCGTCATCTTTTTAAAGGCCAGGCGCTGCCGGACCCACAATACACCATGCATATCTAA
- a CDS encoding SIMPL domain-containing protein (The SIMPL domain is named for its presence in mouse protein SIMPL (signalling molecule that associates with mouse pelle-like kinase). Bacterial member BP26, from Brucella, was shown to assemble into a channel-like structure, while YggE from E. coli has been associated with resistance to oxidative stress.) — protein sequence MNKFLLLFAFLASVSSYADDKLIIVSSFAEKAVEPNMVTLNIEVWSKANSAKQAQSLNAAEFQKVKKNFEAFKVKKEDIQTDTYSLNPEYVYDQKTQQNKMVGFRALQIMKVTLHKTEDLGAFLDAVVSSASKNESGTNVNSINWDTDKRQQIELSALADAVKNGRAKADELAKAAGVRIKGVSMLSHGVNSSTPPMPVRGMMKAMAFDAGGGANTEVMAGQVKVRVDVTAQYEIQ from the coding sequence ATGAACAAATTTCTTCTTCTTTTTGCATTTCTCGCGTCGGTCTCTTCATACGCGGATGATAAACTCATCATCGTCTCTAGCTTTGCCGAAAAAGCGGTTGAGCCAAATATGGTGACTTTGAATATCGAAGTTTGGAGTAAAGCAAACTCCGCAAAACAGGCGCAGTCTTTGAACGCCGCTGAATTTCAAAAGGTGAAAAAGAACTTTGAAGCGTTCAAGGTCAAAAAAGAAGACATTCAAACGGATACTTATTCTTTGAACCCGGAGTACGTTTACGATCAGAAAACTCAGCAAAATAAAATGGTCGGCTTCCGCGCTTTGCAAATCATGAAAGTCACTTTGCATAAAACTGAAGACCTCGGTGCTTTTTTAGATGCGGTGGTTTCTTCAGCTTCTAAGAACGAATCGGGTACGAATGTGAACTCGATCAACTGGGACACGGATAAACGTCAGCAAATCGAATTGTCGGCGTTAGCGGATGCTGTGAAGAACGGCCGCGCAAAGGCGGATGAACTGGCGAAAGCAGCGGGTGTGCGCATCAAGGGAGTCTCTATGCTCAGTCACGGTGTGAACTCTTCAACCCCACCGATGCCGGTGCGTGGAATGATGAAAGCAATGGCGTTCGATGCCGGCGGCGGAGCTAACACAGAGGTCATGGCTGGCCAAGTGAAAGTCCGCGTCGACGTAACGGCTCAGTACGAAATCCAATAA
- a CDS encoding response regulator, with protein sequence MKVLIVEDSLDDCDLLVRELKKEFSPVDYRRIDTREAMLECLKETWDIVLSDFSMPNFSGMAALETLKSTGIDIPLIIVSGTIGEEAAVDLMRAGASDYVLKSKTSRLMHAIRRELQAKQKRRRLHDAEEQLRHMQKMEAVGQLAGGVAHDFNNMLSVVQIYCRKLKEFDNPQVNYYVDKILGVQNRSVSLTKQLLVFSRKQTGTASVINVSHVLQDMQDMLQRLVGESVELGLDAFNDLFNVKADRGQIEQVIMNLAVNARDAMPDGGRMCFSTSNIHFAEPQLIGAEFLTGNYIVLEATDTGHGMTKEILNRIFEPFFTTKSAKDGTGLGLSIIYGIIRQSNGEIAVSSEVGRGTTFKIYLPETLEREQPQSLPVKTETSNGGKETILLVEDNFELRSLFVETLEAKGYDVIEASDGVAALQVLEKNPKNIHLVITDMVMPKIGGRELYRRASQLDKDIKFIYMSGYFEDASVTDARSLESFYYLQKPFSEEALLEKVRKVLDS encoded by the coding sequence TTGAAAGTACTAATAGTCGAAGACTCACTCGATGATTGCGATTTACTCGTGCGAGAGCTGAAAAAAGAATTCTCTCCCGTCGATTATCGTCGCATTGATACTCGCGAAGCCATGCTGGAATGTCTTAAGGAAACTTGGGACATCGTCCTCTCCGACTTTTCAATGCCTAACTTTTCAGGTATGGCTGCCCTTGAAACACTGAAGTCGACCGGAATCGATATTCCTCTGATTATTGTCTCTGGAACTATCGGCGAAGAAGCCGCCGTGGACCTCATGCGCGCCGGCGCCAGTGATTATGTTCTCAAAAGTAAAACAAGTCGTTTGATGCACGCGATTCGCCGCGAACTCCAAGCCAAACAAAAACGCAGGCGCTTGCACGACGCTGAAGAACAGCTTCGTCATATGCAGAAAATGGAGGCCGTCGGCCAGCTTGCCGGCGGAGTCGCTCACGATTTTAACAATATGCTTTCTGTTGTGCAGATTTACTGTCGCAAATTGAAAGAATTCGACAATCCGCAAGTGAACTACTACGTCGACAAAATCCTCGGCGTGCAAAACCGCTCGGTGTCTCTGACCAAGCAGTTATTGGTTTTTAGCCGCAAACAAACTGGAACTGCGAGTGTGATCAATGTCAGTCACGTTCTGCAAGATATGCAAGACATGTTGCAAAGACTGGTCGGCGAATCCGTCGAGCTCGGACTTGATGCCTTCAATGACTTGTTCAACGTTAAAGCGGACCGCGGACAAATTGAACAAGTCATCATGAATCTTGCTGTAAATGCCCGCGATGCGATGCCTGACGGTGGGCGCATGTGCTTTTCAACCTCTAATATTCATTTTGCCGAGCCGCAACTTATAGGCGCGGAATTTCTGACTGGGAACTACATTGTCCTTGAAGCCACCGATACCGGTCATGGTATGACCAAAGAAATCCTGAACCGCATCTTTGAGCCCTTCTTCACGACCAAGTCGGCGAAAGACGGCACCGGGCTGGGGCTCTCCATCATCTACGGAATTATTCGACAAAGTAACGGAGAAATTGCAGTGTCCAGCGAAGTAGGCCGCGGTACGACTTTCAAAATTTATCTACCAGAAACCCTCGAGCGCGAGCAGCCACAAAGCCTGCCCGTCAAAACTGAAACCAGCAACGGCGGCAAAGAAACCATCTTGCTGGTTGAAGACAATTTCGAATTGCGTTCACTTTTTGTCGAGACTCTCGAAGCCAAAGGCTACGATGTGATAGAGGCCTCTGATGGCGTCGCTGCTTTGCAAGTGCTCGAGAAAAATCCTAAAAACATTCACCTTGTTATTACTGACATGGTGATGCCAAAGATCGGCGGACGCGAACTCTATCGCCGCGCTTCGCAACTCGATAAAGATATTAAATTCATCTACATGTCGGGCTACTTCGAGGACGCCTCGGTCACCGATGCGAGATCGCTTGAAAGTTTCTATTACTTGCAAAAACCATTTTCAGAAGAAGCCCTCCTCGAAAAGGTTCGCAAAGTTTTAGATTCTTAA